A genome region from Methylobacterium sp. FF17 includes the following:
- a CDS encoding potassium channel family protein yields MDAMKSRLRDLYEGESDRAHRFRYSLLVFDVATILFIVVSSFMPRAPLVENLDVLIGVAVLTDFVARFAISQHRWRELLRPTTWADIAALVSFLAPIVGEGAGFLRIMRTLRLLRTYQLLDRLRSDSDFFRRNEDVILAATNLAVFVFVMTGLVYATQHRSNPAIGNYVDALYFTVTSLTTTGYGDITLSGTLGRLISVVVMLCGVTLFLRLAQVLFRPNKIRHPCPACALQRHEPDAVHCKACGTVLCIPDEGAY; encoded by the coding sequence ATGGACGCCATGAAGAGCCGCCTGAGGGACCTCTACGAAGGGGAGAGCGACCGGGCCCACCGGTTCCGCTACAGCCTGCTCGTGTTCGACGTCGCCACCATCCTGTTCATCGTGGTGTCCTCGTTCATGCCGAGGGCGCCGCTGGTGGAGAACCTCGATGTCCTGATCGGGGTGGCCGTGCTGACGGACTTCGTCGCCCGCTTCGCGATCTCGCAGCATCGCTGGCGGGAGTTGCTGCGTCCAACAACCTGGGCAGACATCGCCGCTCTGGTCTCTTTCCTCGCTCCCATCGTGGGCGAGGGAGCGGGATTCCTTCGCATCATGCGGACGCTGCGGCTTCTCAGGACTTACCAGCTCCTGGATCGCCTCCGCTCCGACAGCGACTTCTTTCGCCGCAACGAGGATGTGATCCTCGCGGCCACCAACCTGGCGGTGTTCGTCTTCGTGATGACGGGGCTGGTTTACGCCACCCAGCACCGCTCCAACCCGGCCATCGGCAACTACGTTGACGCCCTGTACTTCACCGTGACCTCGCTCACGACGACAGGGTACGGGGACATCACCCTGTCGGGCACCTTGGGACGCCTGATCTCCGTCGTGGTGATGCTGTGCGGGGTGACGTTGTTCCTGCGCCTGGCGCAGGTGCTGTTCCGGCCCAACAAGATCCGCCACCCCTGTCCGGCCTGCGCCCTGCAGCGCCACGAGCCGGACGCGGTCCATTGCAAGGCATGCGGGACCGTCCTGTGCATCCCGGACGAGGGCGCCTACTGA
- a CDS encoding response regulator: MGHIRIVLADDHPIVLAGIRALLNADPELELVGEATNGGEALPLIRSVAPDVAVVDVSMPGLNGLELTERVTGACPGTKILVLTVHEDAAYVQPMLKAGAKGYLLKRSAAEDLLRAVHAVAAGGVYLDPSVAGHALSDGTAIAGGIGSAETGEALSPRETETLRLIAQGFSNKEIARRIDVSVKSVETYKARAAEKLGLRSRAEIIRYAASHGWLDALTLR, encoded by the coding sequence ATGGGCCACATCCGCATCGTCCTCGCCGACGACCATCCCATCGTCCTCGCCGGCATCCGGGCTTTGCTGAACGCGGACCCCGAACTGGAACTCGTGGGCGAGGCCACGAACGGCGGGGAGGCGCTGCCGTTGATCCGGTCCGTGGCGCCGGACGTCGCCGTGGTCGACGTCTCGATGCCTGGGCTCAACGGCCTCGAACTGACGGAACGGGTCACCGGCGCGTGCCCGGGCACCAAGATCCTCGTCCTCACGGTCCACGAGGACGCGGCCTACGTCCAGCCGATGCTGAAGGCGGGCGCAAAGGGCTATCTGCTGAAGCGTTCGGCCGCCGAGGACCTGCTGCGGGCGGTGCATGCCGTCGCCGCGGGCGGCGTCTACCTCGACCCGTCCGTCGCCGGGCATGCCCTGTCGGACGGCACGGCAATCGCGGGGGGCATCGGGTCGGCCGAGACCGGCGAGGCGCTCAGCCCGCGCGAGACGGAAACGCTGCGCCTGATCGCCCAGGGTTTCAGCAACAAGGAGATCGCCCGGCGCATCGATGTGAGCGTCAAGTCGGTCGAGACCTACAAGGCGCGGGCCGCCGAGAAGCTTGGGCTTCGTTCGCGTGCCGAGATCATCCGCTACGCCGCCTCGCATGGTTGGCTGGATGCGCTGACCCTGCGCTGA
- a CDS encoding methyltransferase domain-containing protein, whose translation MSDNPFDHNGHAMSHAALPDHAHASTPAIAQAAPNPANGPSGRFFAEVGIVPGMRVLDVGCGNGDLSRFVARLVGPDGEVIAIDRSPEALAMSHTADEGLPAAPIHYRQADLADALPDLGRFDAIVGRRVLMYLPEATATLARLAALAKPGAIMAFQEHGRAGLPAGLGELPLHRRLYEWLWDTVAAEGGDTGLALRLADLLQAAGHRIEVARSEGVLLQAGEPSFLPTLAGAMLPRMVERGVASTEEVGLDTLAERLREEHGAVGGMIVWDLAFLVSAHVTSGR comes from the coding sequence TTGTCTGACAATCCTTTCGATCACAACGGTCATGCCATGTCCCATGCCGCCTTGCCCGATCACGCACACGCATCGACCCCTGCCATCGCACAGGCGGCACCCAATCCAGCCAACGGACCAAGTGGCCGCTTCTTCGCCGAGGTCGGCATCGTCCCCGGCATGCGCGTGCTCGATGTCGGATGTGGAAACGGAGACCTCAGCCGCTTCGTCGCCCGATTGGTGGGACCGGACGGCGAGGTCATCGCCATCGACCGAAGCCCGGAAGCGTTGGCGATGAGCCACACGGCGGATGAAGGTCTTCCAGCGGCGCCCATCCACTACCGGCAGGCGGACCTGGCGGACGCACTGCCGGATCTGGGCCGCTTCGATGCCATCGTGGGGCGCCGCGTGCTGATGTACCTCCCTGAAGCCACCGCGACGCTCGCCCGTCTCGCCGCCCTCGCGAAACCAGGGGCGATCATGGCGTTCCAGGAACACGGGCGGGCCGGCCTTCCCGCCGGGCTCGGCGAGTTGCCTCTCCATCGTCGGCTCTACGAGTGGTTATGGGACACGGTGGCGGCGGAAGGCGGCGATACCGGGCTTGCGCTGCGTCTGGCGGACCTGCTGCAGGCGGCGGGACATCGCATTGAGGTGGCGCGGAGCGAGGGGGTGCTCCTGCAGGCCGGCGAACCGTCCTTCCTGCCGACGCTGGCCGGAGCCATGCTCCCCCGCATGGTCGAGCGCGGTGTCGCAAGCACGGAGGAGGTGGGCCTAGACACCCTCGCGGAACGTCTCCGAGAGGAGCATGGAGCGGTCGGCGGCATGATCGTCTGGGACTTGGCTTTCCTCGTCTCGGCGCACGTCACTTCAGGCAGATAG
- a CDS encoding cation:proton antiporter, translating to MISIFDLIAMLLTLSALFGWINGRFIHMPHSIGMLVLGLVASLLLVLLDVAFPSQHLYEALTGPLQQIDFTDVVMNGMLAFLLFAGAMTLDLSALRDRAWPVATLALVGTVISTALVGSAFWAVAQWSGHPVSLAWALVFGALISPTDPVAVLATLKNVKVPLSLEIEMQGEALFNDGVGIVLFTVLLGFAAGIGGEPSSAAGIARLLLQEAGGGLLLGVVTGYVAYRAMRAIDDFPVEVLITLALVAGTYALAQKLHASGPLAVVAAGLLVGDRAPRDAMSERTQGYVSSLWTLVDEVLNSVLFLLIGLEVLVLRFEPGSLVLAAAAVPIVLLARLVAVSAPLLAFRWGGNLSARNVPFLTWAGVRGGISVALALSVPESDAKAAILAATYAVVLFTIIVQGSTLAIVARRTLATPGAE from the coding sequence GTGATCTCCATCTTCGACCTGATAGCGATGCTACTCACCCTGTCCGCCCTGTTCGGCTGGATCAACGGGCGCTTCATCCATATGCCACACAGCATCGGCATGCTGGTCCTGGGGCTCGTCGCCTCGCTGCTGCTGGTCCTCCTCGACGTCGCCTTCCCGAGCCAGCACCTCTACGAGGCGCTGACCGGCCCGTTGCAGCAGATCGACTTCACCGACGTGGTGATGAACGGAATGCTGGCCTTCCTGCTGTTCGCGGGCGCCATGACCCTCGACTTGAGCGCGTTGCGGGACAGGGCCTGGCCCGTCGCCACGCTCGCCCTCGTCGGGACTGTCATTTCAACGGCCCTCGTCGGCAGCGCCTTCTGGGCGGTGGCCCAATGGTCGGGGCATCCGGTCTCGCTGGCCTGGGCCCTGGTCTTCGGCGCGCTGATCAGCCCGACCGACCCCGTCGCGGTGCTCGCCACCCTCAAGAACGTGAAGGTGCCGCTCTCCCTGGAGATCGAGATGCAGGGCGAGGCGCTGTTCAACGACGGGGTCGGCATCGTCCTGTTCACAGTCCTCCTCGGCTTCGCGGCCGGCATCGGCGGGGAACCGTCGAGCGCCGCTGGCATCGCGCGCCTGCTCCTGCAGGAAGCCGGCGGCGGCCTACTTCTCGGCGTCGTCACCGGGTACGTCGCTTATCGCGCCATGCGGGCCATCGACGACTTTCCGGTCGAGGTCCTGATCACGCTGGCGCTGGTCGCGGGCACCTACGCCCTGGCCCAGAAGCTCCATGCCAGCGGTCCCCTGGCAGTGGTCGCGGCCGGGCTGCTCGTCGGCGACAGGGCCCCGCGCGATGCCATGAGCGAGCGCACCCAGGGTTACGTCTCGTCCCTGTGGACCCTCGTCGACGAGGTCCTGAACTCGGTGCTGTTCCTGCTGATCGGCCTGGAGGTCCTGGTCCTGCGCTTTGAGCCGGGCTCCCTCGTCCTTGCGGCGGCGGCGGTGCCGATTGTCCTGCTGGCGCGCCTGGTGGCGGTCTCTGCACCCTTGCTGGCCTTCCGCTGGGGCGGGAACCTGTCGGCGCGGAACGTGCCGTTCCTGACCTGGGCCGGCGTCCGCGGCGGCATCTCGGTCGCGCTGGCCCTCTCGGTTCCCGAGAGCGACGCAAAGGCCGCGATCCTCGCGGCAACCTACGCCGTGGTGCTGTTCACCATCATCGTTCAGGGCTCGACCCTCGCGATAGTGGCTCGTCGCACCCTGGCGACCCCCGGCGCCGAGTAA
- the nhaA gene encoding Na+/H+ antiporter NhaA: protein MHQPKRLPRPISALRNILQGEASGGLILMASAALALAIANSGWSDAYFSVLKTYVGGLSVLHWVNDGLMAVFFLLVGLEIKREVLDGRLRTWPDRVLPGIAALGGMVAPALVYVAVNRHSPETLRGWAIPTATDIAFALGVLALLGSRVPVSLKIFLTALAIIDDLGAILIIAAFYTADLSLPMLGGAAVVFAILFGMNKAGVSRLTPYLALGAVLWFLVLKSGIHATIAGVLLALTIPLRLSVGKPDDPTSPLHILEHAIHPWSAYLVLPVFGFANAGVSFAGMTTKMLLDPVTLGVALGLFVGKQVGVFGAVVAAVKLGLAQRPAHAGWWQLYGLSLLCGVGFTMSLFIGLLAFADSPELEAETKIGVLLGSLSCMVLGASVLLLASKSGRGSRSDPERTQARAGATA, encoded by the coding sequence ATGCATCAGCCCAAGCGCCTACCCCGTCCGATCTCGGCCCTTCGCAACATCCTGCAGGGCGAGGCGTCCGGTGGCCTGATCCTGATGGCGAGCGCCGCCCTAGCGCTCGCCATCGCGAACTCCGGCTGGTCCGACGCGTACTTCTCCGTCCTCAAGACCTATGTCGGCGGGCTCAGCGTCCTGCACTGGGTCAACGATGGCCTGATGGCGGTGTTCTTCCTGCTCGTCGGCCTGGAGATCAAGCGCGAGGTCCTCGACGGTCGGCTGCGCACCTGGCCGGACCGCGTCCTCCCGGGCATCGCGGCTTTGGGCGGCATGGTCGCCCCCGCCCTGGTGTATGTCGCCGTCAACCGGCACTCGCCCGAGACCCTGCGCGGCTGGGCGATCCCGACGGCCACCGACATCGCCTTCGCGCTCGGGGTGCTGGCCCTGCTGGGCTCGCGCGTCCCGGTCTCGCTCAAGATCTTCCTGACGGCGCTCGCCATCATCGATGACCTCGGCGCGATCCTCATCATCGCCGCGTTCTACACCGCCGATCTGTCGTTGCCGATGCTGGGCGGCGCGGCCGTGGTGTTCGCGATCCTGTTCGGGATGAACAAGGCGGGGGTCAGCCGGCTGACGCCCTACCTCGCCCTCGGCGCCGTGCTGTGGTTTCTGGTCCTCAAGTCGGGCATCCACGCCACCATCGCCGGCGTCCTCCTCGCCCTGACGATCCCGCTCCGCCTGAGCGTCGGCAAGCCGGACGATCCGACCTCCCCGCTGCACATCCTCGAACACGCGATCCACCCGTGGTCCGCCTACCTTGTGCTCCCCGTGTTCGGCTTCGCCAACGCGGGCGTCTCGTTCGCCGGCATGACGACCAAGATGCTGCTCGATCCCGTGACCCTCGGGGTGGCCCTCGGCCTGTTCGTCGGCAAGCAGGTCGGCGTGTTCGGGGCCGTGGTCGCCGCGGTGAAGCTCGGCCTGGCGCAGCGTCCCGCCCATGCCGGGTGGTGGCAGCTCTACGGGCTCTCGCTCCTCTGCGGGGTCGGCTTCACCATGAGCCTGTTCATCGGATTGCTGGCCTTCGCCGACAGCCCGGAACTGGAAGCGGAGACCAAGATCGGCGTCCTGCTCGGCTCCCTGTCCTGCATGGTGCTCGGCGCCTCTGTGCTCCTGCTGGCTTCCAAATCGGGGAGGGGCAGCCGGTCCGACCCCGAGAGGACGCAGGCCCGGGCCGGGGCGACGGCATGA
- a CDS encoding sensor histidine kinase encodes MIFLNRGVTDQTGQAQLNRGNGRTFVALAVAAAIPVLLLSGWVATLMAQQQRDLSRNAAVASATRVAERVASDIAAQVAVLQAEAASATLDKPDLATFYAEAERLKRAHPLWETVELATPDGAQVVNLLRSLDDVLGPTADRKSFDAVVATRHAVVGGIGPVGLISGKRLVALRTPVIRNGELRYVLSVGLATNAVSSILRDAGAPEGWVGTIVDADGNTIARTRAEAKELGHPANAALREAIRRKPQGFYTGSTLEGSNVEVVYRTLKDTGGWSVHFGMPVDALNAPVSRSYLLLGSGSALSIGLALALVGLVGRDMAQRRAGERARFALALRSSEEQGAVAAEAAELGTLRWDTVRGKVIGSPRAAHLLAWRAQVTGDGETEADAGEVIEAVHAKDRARLTEELHRSAAGVAILDVEFRVDGSGQEPRWVRLNGRAPRLDEGAPSGLVYGVVSDIEPRKRAEAERLELLRRLGEAQENEQRRIARELHDQVGQTVTGLSLGLKGLERLLEGSDAPAEAARQVRWLQTLAGEIGRDIHRAAVDLRPTALDDLGLREALVTLLREWGLRHGTRSDLEFRGEPVRLPAATESAVYRIVQEALTNVLKHARAATVSVSVEHRSKEIQVIIEDDGVGFDPEAVGQTLQNVPLAKPRLGLSGIRERLALLGGTLTLESSAGVGTTLFVRIPVPEAA; translated from the coding sequence ATGATCTTCCTGAATAGAGGTGTCACCGACCAGACCGGCCAAGCGCAACTGAACCGCGGCAACGGCCGCACGTTCGTCGCGCTCGCCGTCGCGGCGGCCATTCCCGTGCTGCTGCTCAGCGGCTGGGTCGCGACCCTCATGGCCCAGCAGCAGCGCGACCTCAGCCGCAATGCCGCGGTGGCGAGTGCCACCCGCGTCGCGGAGCGCGTCGCCTCCGACATCGCCGCGCAGGTCGCCGTCCTGCAAGCGGAGGCCGCTTCCGCCACCCTCGACAAACCGGACCTCGCCACCTTCTACGCCGAGGCCGAGCGGCTCAAACGGGCCCATCCCCTATGGGAGACCGTCGAGCTCGCAACGCCAGACGGCGCCCAGGTCGTCAACCTCCTGCGCTCCCTCGACGACGTCCTCGGGCCGACGGCCGACCGGAAGAGCTTCGACGCAGTCGTGGCGACGCGTCATGCCGTGGTCGGGGGCATCGGACCCGTCGGGTTGATCTCCGGCAAGCGCCTCGTCGCGTTGCGGACGCCCGTGATACGGAACGGTGAGCTCCGCTACGTCCTGTCGGTCGGCCTCGCCACCAACGCGGTCAGTTCGATCCTACGCGATGCCGGCGCGCCGGAGGGCTGGGTCGGCACCATCGTGGACGCGGACGGAAACACCATCGCGCGCACGCGCGCCGAGGCGAAGGAACTCGGGCACCCTGCGAACGCCGCCCTCAGGGAGGCCATCCGCCGGAAGCCCCAGGGCTTCTACACCGGCTCGACGCTGGAGGGCTCCAACGTCGAGGTGGTCTACCGGACGCTGAAGGACACCGGGGGCTGGTCGGTGCATTTCGGTATGCCGGTCGACGCGTTGAACGCGCCCGTATCGCGGTCGTACCTCCTCCTGGGAAGCGGCAGCGCCCTCAGCATCGGCCTCGCCCTCGCGTTGGTCGGCCTGGTCGGCCGAGACATGGCACAGCGGCGGGCCGGCGAGCGGGCGAGGTTCGCGCTGGCGCTTAGGTCGAGCGAGGAGCAGGGCGCCGTGGCGGCCGAGGCCGCGGAACTCGGCACGTTGCGCTGGGACACGGTCCGGGGAAAGGTCATCGGGTCGCCACGGGCCGCCCACCTCCTCGCTTGGCGGGCGCAGGTCACGGGGGATGGCGAGACCGAGGCGGACGCCGGTGAGGTCATCGAAGCGGTGCACGCCAAAGATCGTGCACGTTTGACCGAGGAGCTCCACCGGAGCGCGGCCGGTGTTGCGATCCTGGACGTCGAGTTCCGCGTCGACGGCTCCGGACAAGAGCCAAGATGGGTGCGTTTGAACGGTCGCGCGCCGCGCCTGGACGAGGGTGCCCCGTCCGGATTGGTGTACGGCGTCGTCTCGGACATCGAGCCCCGCAAGCGCGCCGAGGCGGAGCGCCTCGAACTCCTCCGCCGCCTCGGCGAGGCGCAGGAGAACGAGCAGCGCCGGATCGCGCGCGAGCTTCACGACCAGGTCGGCCAGACCGTCACCGGTCTCTCGCTTGGACTGAAAGGCCTGGAGCGCCTGCTCGAAGGCAGCGACGCCCCAGCGGAGGCAGCGCGTCAGGTCCGCTGGCTGCAAACCCTCGCCGGGGAGATCGGACGCGACATCCACCGGGCCGCCGTGGACCTGCGTCCGACCGCCCTCGACGACCTCGGCTTGCGCGAGGCCCTCGTCACCCTTCTGCGCGAATGGGGCCTGCGCCATGGCACCCGTTCGGACCTGGAGTTCCGTGGCGAACCCGTACGGTTACCCGCCGCAACGGAGAGCGCGGTCTACCGGATCGTGCAGGAGGCGCTCACCAACGTGCTCAAGCACGCGCGTGCGGCCACCGTGAGCGTCTCGGTCGAGCATCGTTCGAAAGAGATCCAGGTGATCATCGAGGATGACGGTGTCGGCTTCGATCCGGAGGCCGTAGGGCAAACGCTGCAAAACGTCCCCTTGGCCAAGCCTCGGTTGGGTCTCTCCGGCATCCGTGAGCGTTTAGCCCTACTCGGGGGAACGCTGACGCTGGAATCGTCCGCAGGCGTCGGCACGACGTTGTTCGTTCGCATTCCGGTCCCGGAGGCCGCCTGA
- a CDS encoding DUF2254 domain-containing protein, producing MNSRLRAWLETLGDQFWLRPAVIVLACLGLGQLAVWLETAHIAGYDASSPAANWGYSGGAEGARALLSAVASSTIGVAGTTFSITIAALSMASGQMGPRLLRNFTRDARNQVALGIFLGTFAYALIVLRTVRTVQETPFVPHLAVSGAILLAMLSVATLVWFVHHIAAGINVETVVDAVHDDLCDAIERHTLDAPDVRSGLSILDSGTVAAPASGYLQAVDRDSLADWAHDNGVLVTLRVRPGDYVPAGFPVAHLSSPVEDASGALGKALTFGRRTAALQDLEYAVRQLSEVAVRALSPGINDPFTAGSVTDHLGDALCRLAPRHLPSGVTAREGRIVLVQPVSDYAGLCDAMFHMIRQNAAGSVHVLARMLEVLTRVAEVEHQTDRRVELRRHADLVIAAARRDVSEPADLEDLEMRHQRFGAVAATA from the coding sequence ATGAACTCACGCCTCAGAGCCTGGCTGGAGACCCTCGGCGACCAGTTCTGGCTCCGCCCGGCAGTCATCGTGCTGGCCTGCCTCGGCCTGGGACAGCTCGCCGTCTGGCTGGAGACCGCCCACATCGCCGGGTACGACGCCTCCTCGCCCGCCGCGAACTGGGGATACTCCGGTGGGGCGGAAGGCGCACGCGCCCTCCTGAGCGCGGTCGCGTCCTCGACCATCGGCGTCGCCGGAACCACGTTCTCCATCACCATCGCCGCCCTCTCCATGGCCTCGGGCCAGATGGGCCCGCGCCTCTTGCGCAACTTCACCCGCGACGCGCGCAACCAGGTGGCGCTCGGGATCTTCCTCGGCACCTTCGCCTACGCGCTCATCGTCCTGCGCACGGTCCGGACCGTGCAGGAAACGCCGTTCGTCCCGCACCTTGCCGTCAGCGGCGCGATCCTGCTCGCGATGCTCAGCGTCGCGACCCTGGTCTGGTTCGTCCATCACATCGCCGCCGGCATCAACGTCGAGACCGTGGTCGATGCCGTCCATGACGACCTGTGCGACGCCATCGAGAGGCATACCCTCGACGCCCCGGACGTTCGCAGCGGGCTTTCCATCCTGGATTCCGGAACCGTCGCCGCACCGGCCAGCGGATATCTCCAGGCCGTCGACCGGGACAGCCTCGCCGATTGGGCCCACGATAACGGCGTCCTGGTCACGTTGCGTGTGCGTCCGGGCGACTACGTGCCCGCCGGGTTCCCGGTCGCGCATCTCTCGTCCCCGGTGGAGGATGCGTCCGGGGCCCTGGGAAAGGCCCTGACGTTCGGGCGCCGTACGGCGGCTCTGCAGGACCTGGAATATGCGGTGCGGCAACTGAGCGAGGTGGCGGTCCGGGCGCTCTCACCCGGCATCAACGACCCGTTCACGGCAGGGAGCGTCACGGACCATCTCGGCGACGCGCTCTGCCGGCTTGCGCCGCGTCACCTGCCCAGTGGCGTGACCGCTCGGGAGGGGCGGATCGTGCTGGTGCAGCCGGTGAGCGACTACGCCGGACTGTGCGACGCCATGTTCCACATGATCCGCCAGAACGCCGCCGGCTCGGTCCACGTCCTCGCCCGCATGCTGGAGGTGCTGACCCGTGTCGCCGAGGTTGAACACCAGACGGACCGCCGCGTCGAGCTCCGGCGGCACGCCGACCTCGTCATCGCGGCCGCGCGCCGGGACGTCAGTGAACCGGCGGACCTAGAAGACCTGGAAATGCGCCACCAGCGCTTCGGCGCTGTCGCTGCGACTGCCTAG